In Providencia rettgeri, the following proteins share a genomic window:
- a CDS encoding recombination protein NinG, whose amino-acid sequence MANPRRRRCKICREWFYPKYENIEWCSPEHGAELAIKRRSKEREKLEAKLKKEQKQKEVKAREKLKARKLAVKPRSYWIKQAQQAVNAYIRERDRDLPCISCGTFQSAQWDAGHYRTTAAAPQLRFDELNIHRQCVVCNQHKSGNLVPYRVELINRIGQKAVESIECDHDRHKWTVDECKTIKEVFRKKLKELKDVH is encoded by the coding sequence ATGGCTAACCCAAGGCGACGGCGCTGTAAAATATGTAGAGAGTGGTTTTATCCCAAGTACGAAAATATAGAGTGGTGTAGTCCGGAACATGGAGCAGAATTAGCAATCAAACGGCGAAGTAAGGAGAGAGAAAAACTAGAAGCCAAACTCAAGAAAGAACAGAAGCAAAAAGAAGTAAAAGCCCGTGAAAAACTCAAAGCCCGCAAGTTAGCAGTAAAACCCCGCAGTTATTGGATTAAACAAGCACAACAAGCCGTCAACGCATATATCAGAGAAAGAGACCGTGATTTGCCCTGCATATCATGCGGAACGTTCCAATCTGCTCAGTGGGATGCTGGTCATTATCGGACTACCGCTGCGGCTCCACAACTGAGATTCGATGAGCTAAACATACATCGGCAATGCGTTGTTTGTAATCAGCATAAGTCGGGGAATCTAGTTCCGTATCGCGTAGAGCTTATTAATCGAATAGGACAGAAAGCCGTTGAGTCTATCGAGTGTGACCATGATCGCCACAAGTGGACTGTTGATGAATGTAAAACCATCAAAGAGGTTTTCAGGAAGAAACTAAAGGAGCTGAAAGATGTTCACTGA
- a CDS encoding PBSX family phage terminase large subunit, giving the protein MTVARIEIPPKLIPAFEGNYRYRCSHGGRGSAKTRTFALMTAIRGYMAAMNGQSGVILCAREYMNSLEESSMEEVKQAIRSVPWLNDFYELGEKYIRTKCRSVSYVFAGLRHNLDSIKSKARILIAWVDEAESVSEIAWTKLAPTVREAGSEIWVTWNPERDGSATDKRFRKNPPDNAVVVEMNYDDNPWFPSVLEDERLNDQARLDSATYAWIWEGAYLENSDKQVLANKYVVQSFPDDLWQQADRLLFGADFGFAKDPNTLIRMFILDDCLYIEREAYGVGVELDHMPEFYDEIPEARKWPIKADSARPETISYLKRQGFNISAAKKWQGSVEDGITHLRGFKQIIIHPRCKETAKEARLYSYKTDRTTGEVLPVILDANNHCWDAVRYGLDGYITQKSNAGLLVPKRLLRR; this is encoded by the coding sequence ATGACGGTAGCGAGGATTGAAATACCGCCTAAATTAATTCCAGCATTCGAAGGTAATTATCGCTATCGCTGCTCACACGGTGGGCGTGGCTCTGCAAAGACAAGAACATTCGCATTAATGACGGCTATTCGTGGCTACATGGCTGCGATGAATGGTCAATCTGGCGTAATACTTTGCGCTCGTGAGTATATGAACTCACTAGAAGAATCATCAATGGAAGAGGTTAAACAGGCGATTAGGTCTGTGCCTTGGCTAAATGATTTCTATGAACTTGGTGAGAAATACATTCGCACTAAGTGCCGCTCAGTTAGCTATGTGTTCGCAGGGTTACGGCATAATTTGGACAGCATCAAATCCAAGGCGAGAATATTAATCGCATGGGTAGATGAGGCTGAGTCAGTATCAGAAATAGCATGGACAAAACTAGCGCCTACTGTTCGTGAAGCTGGCTCTGAAATATGGGTGACATGGAACCCTGAGCGAGACGGTAGCGCGACAGATAAGCGATTTAGAAAGAATCCACCTGACAATGCTGTCGTGGTTGAAATGAACTACGATGATAACCCATGGTTTCCATCAGTGTTGGAAGATGAGCGGTTAAATGACCAAGCCAGATTAGATTCCGCTACTTATGCGTGGATATGGGAAGGTGCTTATCTTGAAAACTCTGATAAGCAAGTATTAGCCAATAAATATGTCGTTCAATCATTCCCTGATGATTTATGGCAGCAAGCAGATAGGTTACTTTTCGGTGCTGACTTTGGTTTTGCTAAAGACCCCAACACGCTTATTCGCATGTTTATCTTGGATGACTGTCTGTACATCGAGCGCGAGGCTTACGGCGTTGGCGTTGAACTTGACCATATGCCAGAGTTTTACGATGAAATACCTGAAGCTCGTAAGTGGCCTATTAAAGCCGACTCCGCGCGACCCGAAACTATCAGTTATCTGAAGCGACAGGGATTTAATATCTCAGCCGCTAAAAAGTGGCAGGGCAGCGTAGAAGATGGCATCACACACTTGCGTGGCTTCAAGCAAATCATCATTCATCCTCGCTGTAAAGAAACAGCAAAAGAAGCCCGTCTCTACTCATATAAAACAGACCGAACTACTGGTGAAGTATTGCCAGTGATACTGGATGCTAATAACCACTGTTGGGATGCTGTTAGATATGGGCTTGATGGGTATATCACACAAAAATCTAACGCAGGTCTACTGGTTCCAAAAAGATTACTTAGGAGGTAA
- a CDS encoding DUF2560 family protein, producing MTTELTAKEKIRLGLLKLTGNNTAATAKAIKLIKDDPLEYELFFQLWSNNNGNFDNGSVDTLTKVDSVYQRVQETKKTLFNDEVTE from the coding sequence ATGACTACTGAACTAACAGCAAAAGAGAAAATCCGCTTAGGTTTACTTAAGCTAACAGGCAATAACACCGCAGCAACCGCAAAGGCAATAAAACTCATCAAGGATGACCCACTTGAGTATGAGTTATTTTTCCAACTGTGGAGTAATAACAACGGCAACTTTGATAACGGCAGCGTCGATACATTAACGAAAGTTGATTCCGTCTATCAACGAGTGCAGGAAACAAAGAAAACGTTATTCAACGATGAAGTAACAGAATAA
- a CDS encoding KilA-N domain-containing protein, with the protein MNNIIPLEYDGHPVRFNNDGWINATDIAAKFGKVPNEWVRLPETIAYIQALEGRYGKIPYVKTSKARKDRGGGTWLHSKLAVRFARWLSVDFEIWCDEQIDALIRGNMPVYNDERINAIFLLDKPTSWEKRFQQPFYQALSRMSGLPYSGHVGGCPSLFGMITAKWVYQAVLPDSVYEEAKQMAKDSKDKIHQYLKPEALQLVQDQLVAVTTLANGCIDYKDFEARCVQAFGKSGMQGLLVFPSNRQPSHTVTLQ; encoded by the coding sequence ATGAATAATATTATTCCTCTCGAATATGATGGACACCCTGTGCGTTTTAATAACGACGGATGGATCAATGCTACCGATATAGCAGCTAAATTTGGGAAAGTGCCCAATGAGTGGGTCAGGCTTCCTGAAACAATAGCATATATTCAAGCACTTGAAGGTAGATACGGGAAAATCCCGTATGTAAAAACTAGCAAAGCTAGGAAAGATAGGGGTGGCGGAACATGGCTACACTCTAAATTAGCTGTGCGTTTCGCTCGCTGGTTGTCTGTTGATTTTGAAATATGGTGTGATGAACAAATTGATGCTCTTATCCGTGGCAATATGCCAGTTTATAACGATGAGAGAATCAATGCGATATTCTTACTTGATAAGCCAACATCATGGGAAAAGCGTTTTCAACAACCTTTCTATCAAGCATTAAGCCGAATGTCTGGCTTGCCTTATTCTGGTCATGTCGGCGGTTGCCCATCGTTATTTGGGATGATAACAGCTAAGTGGGTATATCAGGCTGTACTACCTGATTCTGTTTATGAAGAAGCTAAGCAGATGGCAAAGGACAGTAAAGATAAAATACACCAATACCTAAAACCAGAAGCTTTACAACTGGTGCAGGATCAATTAGTCGCTGTCACTACTTTAGCTAACGGTTGCATTGACTATAAAGACTTTGAAGCTAGATGCGTTCAGGCTTTTGGAAAGTCAGGAATGCAGGGACTTCTAGTCTTTCCAAGCAATCGACAGCCATCACACACTGTAACATTACAATAG
- a CDS encoding phage tail tube protein, whose translation MACESGAFTGRDVVVFYAIACPENKPSPMDYGRLGMMRGKSSATEWETVDATGDMSPQNTQESLVSYKNVTFSGDGVSRKESLYGQKELKRHVNNPETTSGQPYVWFKIVSPTDITEGCFLVTSWSDEYPHDDVATWSIEANSAGGVDIRDIPEEIVITKQPVDQTLTVGQTLTLSVEAKSTDGSALTYQWKKGNSNVSGGTTATFTKQATVAGDAGEYTCVITSTSAGSVTSSQATVTIS comes from the coding sequence ATGGCATGTGAATCAGGTGCATTCACAGGGCGCGACGTGGTTGTATTTTATGCAATTGCGTGTCCTGAGAACAAACCATCACCAATGGACTACGGTCGCCTTGGTATGATGCGCGGAAAGTCGTCTGCTACTGAATGGGAAACGGTAGACGCAACGGGCGATATGTCGCCACAAAATACACAGGAAAGCTTAGTTTCGTACAAAAACGTCACTTTCTCGGGTGATGGCGTATCTCGTAAAGAGTCTTTATACGGTCAGAAAGAGCTTAAGCGCCACGTTAACAACCCTGAAACTACATCAGGTCAGCCTTACGTATGGTTCAAGATTGTTAGCCCTACAGATATCACTGAAGGCTGTTTCTTAGTGACTAGCTGGAGTGATGAATATCCACACGATGACGTAGCGACTTGGTCTATTGAAGCTAATAGCGCAGGTGGTGTCGATATCCGTGATATTCCAGAAGAAATCGTAATCACCAAACAGCCAGTAGACCAAACACTGACGGTAGGCCAAACGCTAACTTTATCTGTGGAAGCTAAATCCACCGATGGCTCGGCGCTAACTTATCAGTGGAAGAAAGGTAACAGTAATGTTTCTGGCGGTACTACTGCTACATTTACCAAGCAGGCAACTGTTGCTGGTGATGCAGGGGAATATACTTGCGTCATTACTTCAACTTCTGCGGGTAGTGTTACTTCTAGTCAGGCAACAGTCACCATTTCTTAA
- the lysC gene encoding Rz1-like lysis system protein LysC, whose protein sequence is MLLVSCGSTKEIYVPVQPVPIPAHLTADCELPVIPERMKWGDLPVLLTDAMNSIAKCNLDKKAIREIEKARMSPL, encoded by the coding sequence ATGTTGTTAGTGAGCTGCGGAAGTACGAAAGAGATTTACGTGCCCGTGCAGCCAGTACCGATACCAGCCCACTTAACCGCTGATTGCGAATTACCAGTCATACCAGAAAGGATGAAGTGGGGCGACTTGCCTGTGTTGCTAACGGATGCGATGAACTCAATAGCAAAGTGTAACTTGGACAAGAAAGCTATTAGAGAAATCGAAAAAGCGAGGATGTCCCCGCTTTAA
- a CDS encoding DUF7370 family protein: MITKEQAKEYLTGQGIELPDFILDALIEQVGSIQECLDKHYPAATALLIQMYLLALMALGQGDKYISSQSAPNGASRSFRYQSFGDRWKAATSLLRGLDKYGCANGLIPSDPTQTAHAGLWIAKGGCMCGGGR; encoded by the coding sequence ATGATCACAAAAGAGCAAGCCAAAGAATACCTGACGGGGCAGGGAATAGAGTTACCTGATTTTATTCTCGACGCATTGATTGAGCAGGTCGGTAGTATTCAGGAATGCCTTGATAAGCATTACCCAGCGGCAACAGCGCTATTGATTCAGATGTATTTGCTTGCACTCATGGCACTTGGTCAGGGTGATAAGTATATCAGCTCACAATCAGCCCCCAACGGTGCGTCACGGTCATTTCGGTATCAATCATTTGGTGATAGATGGAAAGCAGCTACATCGCTTCTACGTGGCTTAGATAAGTACGGATGCGCTAATGGGCTAATCCCTTCTGACCCGACTCAAACAGCTCATGCTGGATTGTGGATTGCGAAAGGTGGCTGTATGTGCGGAGGTGGTCGATGA
- a CDS encoding phage holin, lambda family codes for MKYMNNTPEWLDHFLGWISSAKEQAAAAGLAGTVAILRGMYNGGGWKKTLLDGALCAFFGWFAKDLLAAMGMNPEFAYFTSVLIGYWGVETLSKMIKGKAGVNND; via the coding sequence ATGAAATATATGAATAACACTCCTGAATGGCTGGATCATTTTCTTGGTTGGATTTCCTCAGCAAAAGAACAAGCTGCTGCGGCTGGTCTAGCTGGGACTGTTGCAATATTGCGTGGGATGTATAACGGCGGCGGCTGGAAGAAGACCCTGCTAGATGGTGCGTTGTGTGCATTCTTCGGGTGGTTCGCTAAAGACTTACTAGCAGCTATGGGTATGAACCCTGAATTTGCTTATTTCACTAGTGTACTGATTGGCTACTGGGGCGTAGAAACGCTGAGTAAAATGATTAAAGGTAAGGCAGGAGTGAATAATGACTGA
- a CDS encoding crAss001_48 related protein encodes MQPHQQRVVDEKAELDDKITKLTTFINGDICKTLEHRDQELLSNQLGHMRSYSETLSQRIERF; translated from the coding sequence ATGCAACCACATCAACAACGAGTAGTAGATGAGAAAGCTGAGTTAGACGACAAAATCACAAAGCTGACAACTTTCATTAATGGCGATATCTGCAAGACGCTAGAGCATCGCGACCAAGAGTTATTGAGTAATCAATTAGGTCATATGCGCAGTTACTCTGAAACTTTATCTCAGCGCATTGAGCGATTCTAA
- a CDS encoding major capsid protein, which yields MFYTAETLATNSRLQRQWEGLWATRNIYNTQHNLMINQYQNVMDGETLAANQVGGFAREFWAEIDSNIIQLRDQETGMEIVNDLMGLQTVLPIGKTAKLYNVVGDIADDVSISIDGQAPYSHDHTEYGSDGDPIPVFTAGYGVNWRHAAGLSTVGIDLVLDSQTAKMRQFNKKVVNYFLNGDDKISVDGYKGQGMKNHRNTAKIDLGTSGANIDLTTADLPALLAFFGFKGAFGQTAFNNKVDFYDVMWVSYEAWGNLIKPTVVAVGAGAGNSVVNGRVIDTLLPYAGVKEIRPTYALKGTEFIAYQRRKDVVTPLVGMATGVVPKPRFIPQDNYNFQIMSAAGLQITRDGEGKSGVVYGAKLS from the coding sequence ATGTTTTATACTGCTGAAACTTTAGCAACAAATAGCCGACTGCAACGTCAGTGGGAAGGGTTATGGGCGACACGTAATATTTACAATACGCAGCATAATCTGATGATAAATCAGTATCAGAACGTGATGGATGGTGAAACTTTAGCTGCAAACCAAGTCGGCGGCTTCGCTCGCGAGTTTTGGGCTGAGATTGACAGTAACATTATCCAATTGCGTGACCAAGAAACAGGCATGGAAATCGTTAATGATCTAATGGGCCTGCAAACAGTATTGCCAATTGGTAAGACTGCTAAGCTGTACAATGTGGTTGGTGATATTGCTGACGATGTATCAATCAGTATCGATGGTCAAGCTCCATATTCACATGACCACACTGAATACGGTTCAGACGGTGACCCGATTCCAGTGTTCACCGCTGGTTATGGTGTTAACTGGCGTCATGCGGCAGGTCTAAGCACTGTGGGAATCGACTTAGTATTAGATTCTCAAACTGCAAAGATGCGCCAATTCAATAAGAAGGTTGTTAATTACTTCTTGAATGGTGATGACAAAATCAGTGTCGATGGTTACAAAGGCCAAGGCATGAAAAATCACCGCAACACAGCAAAAATCGATTTAGGCACATCTGGTGCAAACATCGACTTAACTACTGCTGATTTACCAGCGCTGTTAGCATTTTTTGGTTTCAAAGGTGCATTTGGTCAAACCGCTTTCAATAACAAAGTAGATTTCTACGATGTTATGTGGGTGAGCTACGAAGCATGGGGTAATCTGATTAAGCCTACAGTGGTTGCGGTTGGCGCAGGTGCTGGCAATAGCGTAGTGAATGGTCGCGTTATTGATACCTTGCTGCCATATGCAGGTGTGAAGGAAATTCGCCCAACTTATGCGCTTAAAGGAACTGAGTTCATCGCGTATCAGCGCCGCAAAGATGTAGTAACCCCTTTAGTCGGTATGGCAACAGGTGTTGTTCCTAAGCCTCGCTTTATACCACAGGACAACTACAACTTCCAAATCATGAGCGCGGCAGGTCTGCAAATCACTCGTGATGGTGAAGGTAAATCTGGTGTAGTTTACGGCGCGAAACTGAGCTAA
- a CDS encoding phage cement protein yields the protein MATSRYRRVNLDGKSITETRAAKANVLPGTFVVIDANDEFAQAAALTGRIYITNPAYHQGLTIRDAIPAGDSAVGEYVEEGRELALLVPAGTYKKDSPIKFGADGQGALATADTDSVIGYSQDEVTLSSADFIRVRFRVGTVAAA from the coding sequence ATGGCTACTAGTCGTTACCGCCGTGTAAATCTTGACGGCAAATCAATCACAGAAACACGCGCAGCAAAGGCGAATGTGTTGCCCGGTACTTTCGTAGTTATTGATGCAAATGATGAGTTTGCACAAGCGGCAGCGCTAACAGGTCGCATCTACATTACTAATCCTGCATATCACCAAGGGCTGACAATTCGTGATGCGATTCCTGCTGGTGACTCTGCTGTCGGTGAGTATGTGGAAGAAGGTCGAGAGCTTGCTTTATTGGTTCCTGCTGGCACTTACAAAAAAGACTCGCCGATTAAATTTGGTGCGGATGGTCAAGGTGCTTTGGCAACTGCTGATACCGACTCGGTTATTGGCTACAGCCAAGATGAAGTAACTCTGTCTAGCGCGGATTTCATTCGAGTTCGCTTCCGTGTTGGCACTGTTGCCGCTGCATAA
- a CDS encoding anti-CBASS protein Acb1 family protein: MQENMKLAVNHLVNDAIARARMALVNPTMGLDAKRSSAWCEYGFKQDLTFDDLYKLFRRGGIAYGGVTKLSGTCWKTSPQVIEGDSADESKDETAWEKSFKKAINKRIWKEFKEADQRRLVGRYSGLILHINDNGKWHEPVKASKLLRKVTPAWASAIKPTEWVTDINSPDYGQPKMWQYTESLPNGGTRNINIHPDRVFILGDYSIDAIGFLEPAYNAFVSLEKVEGGSGESFLKNAARQLSVNFDKEAKLDDLARAYGVEMSELQEIYNDVAREINIGNDAVMITQGANVNPLVTAVSDPTPTYNVNLQTAAAAMDIPSKILVGMQTGERASTEDQKYFNSRCQSRRESELSFEIEDFIDHLTRIKVLEPVPEKTVIWDDLNEQSATEKLDSAEKMSRINQASLATGGPVFTVEEIRTAAGPDYETDNKPPLGEFDENPEDTNRDKSRNESRSDSG; the protein is encoded by the coding sequence ATGCAAGAAAACATGAAACTAGCCGTCAATCACCTAGTGAATGATGCGATAGCTCGTGCCCGTATGGCTTTGGTCAATCCAACCATGGGGCTTGACGCTAAGCGATCATCTGCTTGGTGCGAATACGGATTCAAACAAGATTTAACCTTTGATGATTTATACAAACTATTTCGCCGTGGTGGGATTGCATACGGCGGGGTAACTAAATTAAGTGGCACGTGCTGGAAAACATCTCCGCAAGTCATTGAAGGAGATAGTGCCGATGAGTCGAAAGATGAAACGGCGTGGGAAAAGTCTTTCAAAAAAGCAATTAACAAACGCATATGGAAAGAGTTTAAAGAGGCAGATCAGCGCCGTCTTGTCGGTCGCTATTCTGGCCTAATCCTTCACATCAATGACAATGGCAAATGGCACGAGCCGGTTAAAGCCTCAAAGCTTTTGAGAAAGGTTACTCCTGCATGGGCTAGTGCGATAAAACCTACTGAGTGGGTGACTGATATTAACTCGCCTGATTACGGTCAGCCGAAGATGTGGCAATACACCGAATCGCTACCGAATGGCGGTACTAGAAACATCAATATTCACCCTGACAGAGTGTTCATTCTAGGTGATTACTCGATTGATGCTATTGGCTTCCTTGAGCCGGCGTATAACGCATTTGTGAGCCTTGAAAAAGTCGAAGGCGGTTCTGGTGAGTCATTCCTAAAAAATGCAGCCAGACAGCTGTCAGTGAACTTTGACAAAGAGGCCAAGCTTGATGATTTAGCAAGAGCCTACGGCGTTGAAATGTCAGAGTTGCAGGAGATTTATAACGATGTTGCTAGGGAAATAAACATAGGCAATGACGCAGTTATGATCACTCAGGGAGCTAACGTTAACCCGTTAGTTACTGCTGTATCAGACCCAACGCCTACATATAACGTCAATCTTCAAACTGCCGCCGCAGCAATGGATATCCCATCGAAAATACTCGTCGGCATGCAAACAGGAGAAAGAGCCAGCACCGAAGACCAGAAGTATTTTAATTCACGCTGTCAGTCGCGTAGGGAGAGTGAGCTTTCATTCGAAATAGAGGACTTCATTGACCACTTAACACGAATCAAAGTACTAGAGCCTGTACCAGAGAAAACGGTTATTTGGGATGACCTGAACGAGCAATCAGCTACTGAGAAGCTTGATAGCGCTGAGAAGATGAGCCGTATTAATCAGGCATCACTAGCAACTGGAGGGCCTGTATTTACGGTTGAGGAAATTAGAACAGCAGCAGGGCCCGACTACGAAACTGATAATAAGCCACCGCTAGGTGAATTCGATGAAAATCCAGAAGATACGAACCGCGATAAGAGCAGGAACGAAAGCCGATCCGACAGCGGTTGA
- a CDS encoding DNA-packaging protein: protein MATKTKMGRPSKFAESLVKAKEYLMGGYETVGDVVPSVAGLACYLGVSRKTVYEWVKESTDLSDTLEGILAMQENKLINKGLNGDFNPTITKLMLANHGYSEKQEVDHKSSDSSMSPTKIVLVAGGNNDGSED from the coding sequence ATGGCGACTAAAACAAAAATGGGTCGCCCAAGTAAATTTGCAGAGAGTTTAGTTAAAGCAAAAGAATACTTAATGGGCGGATATGAAACGGTTGGTGATGTTGTACCAAGTGTGGCTGGTCTAGCCTGTTATTTAGGCGTATCACGTAAGACAGTTTATGAATGGGTAAAAGAAAGTACCGACTTAAGTGACACGTTAGAAGGCATTTTAGCAATGCAAGAAAATAAGCTCATCAATAAGGGGCTTAACGGTGATTTCAATCCAACAATAACCAAGTTAATGCTTGCCAATCATGGCTACAGCGAGAAGCAGGAGGTTGACCACAAATCCTCTGATAGCTCAATGTCACCAACAAAAATAGTTCTGGTTGCCGGAGGTAACAATGACGGTAGCGAGGATTGA
- a CDS encoding phage tail termination protein, translating into MKPSDIYSEITEWLEVNHFSDGFDVQYRFWKDGQQLDKFIVIQRMGGAKPEEALIRDSYRMLLISEVDGGQSALEDLAFSIREALIRDHKIGCMTYVEPIGGINQSMSDRNRLVLEINFNTIISR; encoded by the coding sequence ATGAAGCCTAGTGATATTTACAGCGAAATTACTGAGTGGCTGGAGGTTAATCACTTCTCTGATGGTTTCGATGTTCAGTATCGATTTTGGAAAGATGGTCAGCAACTAGATAAATTTATCGTCATTCAGCGAATGGGCGGTGCTAAGCCAGAGGAAGCACTAATACGTGACTCTTACCGAATGCTGCTTATATCTGAGGTCGATGGCGGTCAATCAGCACTTGAAGACCTAGCTTTTAGTATTAGAGAAGCATTAATCCGAGACCACAAAATCGGATGCATGACCTATGTAGAGCCAATCGGCGGTATCAACCAATCAATGAGCGACAGAAATCGCTTAGTCCTCGAAATTAATTTCAACACAATAATCTCACGATAA
- a CDS encoding TIGR02594 family protein: MTEPKWLAEARKEIGVSEHTTTGSQAVDQMWIDSKLRGLVGTAKTVPWCAGFVNAMLERAGIKSPRKDASSSFDTFGQKLTEPKYGCIVRFSRSGGGHVGFCVGKTENGSLLILGGNQSDAVNIKAFGTDRVVAYRWPDGVEVDNRPLPIGDAALSVKES; encoded by the coding sequence ATGACTGAACCTAAATGGCTAGCTGAAGCCAGAAAAGAAATTGGCGTATCTGAACATACTACGACTGGCTCTCAAGCCGTCGATCAGATGTGGATTGATAGCAAGTTACGTGGATTAGTTGGTACAGCAAAAACCGTTCCTTGGTGTGCTGGTTTCGTCAATGCCATGTTAGAGCGAGCAGGTATTAAATCCCCTCGCAAAGATGCCTCAAGTTCATTCGATACTTTCGGACAGAAACTAACTGAGCCTAAATACGGTTGCATCGTTCGCTTCTCTCGTTCGGGTGGTGGTCATGTTGGTTTCTGTGTCGGTAAAACTGAAAATGGCTCACTTCTTATCTTGGGTGGTAATCAATCAGACGCAGTAAACATCAAAGCGTTTGGAACTGACCGAGTAGTCGCTTATCGCTGGCCTGATGGCGTTGAAGTAGATAACCGACCGCTACCTATTGGTGATGCTGCGTTATCAGTGAAAGAGTCGTGA
- a CDS encoding phage minor head protein, whose protein sequence is MKIQKIRTAIRAGTKADPTAVDKLERGAMKAFAKRIKKVSQGYIQLLNRIPFEPVVNKKYQFDLDPNYLSIILRDGELMVDEVLLQGGEFNNFFFNEYVSTAYERGTAQEYANLAQQSTAYAATQQSVATILLSEPYQLRMALVRARVFEEMKGLSAQVKADMARILTDGIARGLNPREVARNLNEQSGIEIRRANRVARTEITTALRRARMDEADEASEVLNLETRQVHISALSPTTRPNHASRHGKIFTTDEQRDWWARDGNSINCKCSTVTILTDKEGRPYNDTLLNKLKEEKEAMKERGYQWAEE, encoded by the coding sequence ATGAAAATCCAGAAGATACGAACCGCGATAAGAGCAGGAACGAAAGCCGATCCGACAGCGGTTGATAAATTAGAGCGCGGAGCAATGAAGGCCTTTGCAAAGCGCATTAAAAAAGTATCACAAGGCTACATACAGCTACTCAATAGAATTCCATTCGAGCCCGTAGTTAATAAAAAATACCAATTTGACCTAGACCCTAACTATCTTTCAATCATCTTGAGAGACGGTGAGCTCATGGTCGATGAGGTGTTATTGCAGGGTGGTGAATTCAATAACTTCTTTTTCAATGAGTACGTCAGTACAGCATATGAACGAGGAACAGCGCAGGAGTATGCAAACTTAGCGCAACAATCAACGGCATACGCAGCAACACAACAAAGTGTGGCAACGATATTGCTCAGTGAGCCTTATCAGCTTCGCATGGCATTGGTTCGAGCTCGTGTGTTTGAGGAAATGAAAGGGCTGTCTGCTCAAGTCAAAGCAGATATGGCTCGCATTCTTACCGATGGCATAGCAAGAGGGCTAAATCCTCGTGAGGTAGCTAGAAATCTGAATGAGCAATCAGGTATCGAAATTCGTCGTGCTAATCGTGTGGCCAGAACGGAAATCACCACAGCATTGCGTAGGGCAAGAATGGATGAAGCTGATGAGGCTAGTGAAGTTCTTAACCTTGAAACTCGTCAGGTCCACATATCTGCGCTGAGCCCAACAACTCGACCTAATCATGCATCACGTCACGGAAAAATATTTACCACTGACGAGCAGCGCGATTGGTGGGCTAGAGATGGTAACTCAATCAACTGTAAGTGCTCGACGGTGACTATTCTTACCGACAAAGAAGGCAGGCCATACAACGATACATTACTCAATAAATTGAAAGAGGAAAAAGAAGCCATGAAAGAACGTGGTTACCAATGGGCGGAGGAATAA
- a CDS encoding KTSC domain-containing protein, whose product MNRVPVSSSNLQSVGYDPATHVLEIAFHSSGIYQYLNVPAHIHSGLMSAPSKGQYFDVYIKKAGYPYRKVG is encoded by the coding sequence TTGAATCGTGTTCCTGTTTCATCTTCAAACCTTCAATCAGTTGGTTATGACCCAGCCACTCATGTGTTAGAAATTGCATTTCACAGCAGTGGCATTTATCAGTATTTAAATGTACCTGCTCATATTCATAGCGGATTAATGAGCGCACCATCCAAAGGTCAGTATTTTGATGTCTATATCAAAAAAGCTGGCTACCCTTATCGCAAGGTTGGATGA